A single genomic interval of Pseudomonadota bacterium harbors:
- a CDS encoding transposase — protein MPRRSRLSLPGIPWHIIQRGNNRSACFFAEDDYRFYLDRLTELSKKFGAAVHAYVLMTNHVHLLLTPERADSAALTMKHLGQRYVQYINRTYKRSGTLWEGRFRSCLAQSEDYVLACYRYIELNPVRAGIVRHPREYRWSSYRANAEAKVDDLVSAHKQYLRLGRDLRERREAYRALFKAHLDDTLVTQIRAATNGNYALGNQRFQLDIERALGRRATKGKAGRPRTQAQHPSEQLGLL, from the coding sequence ATGCCCCGACGCTCACGACTCAGTCTTCCTGGGATTCCCTGGCATATCATTCAGCGCGGCAACAACCGCTCCGCCTGTTTTTTTGCCGAGGATGATTACCGGTTCTATCTGGATCGGCTGACCGAGCTGTCAAAGAAGTTCGGCGCTGCGGTGCATGCCTACGTGCTAATGACCAACCACGTGCACTTGCTTCTGACCCCCGAGCGAGCGGACAGCGCCGCGCTGACCATGAAGCACTTGGGCCAGCGCTATGTGCAATACATCAACCGCACCTATAAGCGCAGCGGCACCTTATGGGAAGGGCGCTTCCGTTCGTGTCTGGCTCAATCGGAGGACTATGTACTCGCGTGTTACCGCTATATCGAGCTCAACCCGGTGCGGGCGGGGATAGTGAGGCATCCGCGGGAATATCGCTGGAGTAGCTATCGGGCCAATGCCGAGGCCAAGGTGGATGATCTCGTGAGTGCCCATAAGCAGTACTTGCGCCTGGGGCGGGACCTGCGAGAGCGGCGCGAGGCGTATCGGGCGCTGTTCAAGGCGCATCTGGACGACACCCTAGTGACGCAGATCCGCGCGGCAACCAATGGTAACTATGCTCTGGGTAATCAGCGGTTTCAGCTTGACATCGAACGAGCGCTCGGTAGGCGTGCGACGAAGGGCA